The DNA sequence AGCATTTCCAGCAACGGCCCGACGAACCAGATGATCAGGCTGAGGGCGATCAGGCCCAGCAGCGGGATTACCCAGCGAATGACAAAACTGAAAAACGCCTTCACTCGACGCCCTCCGCCAGAACGGTGATTTCAACCCGGCGATTCTTCGCCCGGCCCTGCGCGGTGTCGTTCGACGCCAGCGGCTCGGTGTCGCTCAACCCTTGGGCACTGAAGCGCTCGGGTTGCCCGGTGCGCGCGGCGAGGATGCCCTTGACCTCTTCGGCGCGCGCCTGCGACAACGCCCAGTTGGACGGGAAGCGCAGCGTGGCGATGCGCTGGTTGTCGCTGTGCCCGGTGACCCGGACGTTGCCCTTGACCTTGGCCAGCGCCTCGGCAATGCGCAGCATCAGCGGCTGGAAATCGCCCTTGATGCTGGCGCTGGCGCTGGCGAACAGTTCGTCGCCGCGAATGGTCACCACCGAGCGGTCGACCGCGTCTTCGACGGCGACCCGGCCGGCCTTGATGTCCTCGGCGAGGAACCCGGCCAGGCGCGGGCGCTCCACCGGCTTGGGCTGCAGCACCGGGCGGTCCATGGCCTGCACCGGGATTTCACCCAGCGCGTGGATACCGCGGAACACCGGCTCGGCATCGGCGGCCAGCTTCAGGCGCAGGCCGAACAACAACAGCAACAGCAGCGCCACGGCCACCGCCAGGCCCACCCAGGGCGGCACGAACTGGGCCAGGCGGTCACGGCTGACCGCCACCCCGCGCCAGTGTGGCGAGAGTTCACGCTCACGCTCGCCACGGGCGCTGCGGATCGCCGCCGCGGTGCGCTCGCGCAGCGCTTCGAGCTGGGCAC is a window from the Pseudomonas anuradhapurensis genome containing:
- a CDS encoding DotU family type VI secretion system protein produces the protein MHPDDPQANDRTQFMPRPGGRAAPQPAAAAPQQPPLQVPAEPLAPGQGVGLNPLEQAAGPLLALLTRLRNTIAHSAPASLRAQLLAYLRQFETRAEAAGVVRNEVLLARYALCTALDEAVLSTPWGSASDWSRQSLLITVHNEAWGGEKVFQLMEHCLQSPRERLNLLELLYLCTSLGFEGRYRVMKDGRAQLEALRERTAAAIRSARGERERELSPHWRGVAVSRDRLAQFVPPWVGLAVAVALLLLLLFGLRLKLAADAEPVFRGIHALGEIPVQAMDRPVLQPKPVERPRLAGFLAEDIKAGRVAVEDAVDRSVVTIRGDELFASASASIKGDFQPLMLRIAEALAKVKGNVRVTGHSDNQRIATLRFPSNWALSQARAEEVKGILAARTGQPERFSAQGLSDTEPLASNDTAQGRAKNRRVEITVLAEGVE